A window of Pullulanibacillus sp. KACC 23026 genomic DNA:
CACTAGTAACAAGCCTCCCTCCTTGAGTACTCTAACTAGAAAAAGGCAGTTGAAATAAACTTCATCGCAAATAGCAGTTATATCCGAGCTCTGAAGAAATCCCTCTACTATTAACTCTTTTGTCTTTGTCCTCATAGGCCTTTGAAATGAGCAAGATGATCAGCCTTTTGATTGCTCTTACCTTTTTACCGCTTTCCAAATCGTCCATCGGTCCTTTTCTATAATTGGTTTTAGACCGGCTTCTTTTACATTATCCACAATGAGACTGACAAGCTCACCTAATTCTTCATTAGATAAATCATAAAGGATCGAGCGTCCTGTTCTGTTTAACAAGTCTTCTTCTAACTCCTCGATATTTTCGTAAGTCTTTCTCACTTCCCAAAGCTTATGCACTCCCTCCACTTGAAATCCCGTTGCCTCAAGAGCATGAACAACTGTTTCAAGATCATATCTTCTTTTAATCTCTTTTTCTTTGAGTTTTGGAAAAGCGGAGAAAAAGTACCCTCTTAAGTGGGCAGGGCTACCTTCTAATAGACAATCTTCAGGGGTGCGATCTTGAATGAGACAAACTCCTCCTGGCTTTAATAAACGATGGGCCTCTTTAAAACAAGCTTCTAAATCCGTTATGTGATGAATGAGGGCTCTTTCAAGAAGAGTATCAAATTGGTTACTTTCAAGCTTTGTATCAAGAGCATTGCCTTCACAGAACTCCACTTGTGGATAGCCGACACTTGTTTCACGTGCAGTTGTTAAGATGGGTAATGAGAAATCCACCCCTTTAACGATGGCCGCCCCCATATCGGCAAAAGCTCTTGTGTAAATCCCGCCGCCGCAGCCAATATCTATGATGTACTGACCTTCTGGATTTACAAGCTCTTTGACTTTAGCCAGCCAGTTTGGATCTGCTGTTCTTAAAGCATAAGTCATACGATTATTTTCATTATGAAAATCGATGGCCATCTCGCCCACATCCTTTTAAAGTATCTTTCTATTCCATTCTATTCTCCTCGATTTATAAGTAAATTCTATTTTATTTATCATCTTCGTTTCAATTATCTTATTAAGAGAAACTGCCTTACCTTAAAGGCCCCTCATGACCTACAACATTCTTGGCTCATATCCAGAGATCTCCACCAGCCTCTTCAAACTGCCAGTAAAACCCTAAGATGGGCTAAACGATGTTTTTTTATGTCTAATAAAAAGTCTGCTAGAAGGATGACAAAAGACACTCACCGAAAAAAGTGAGTGTCCTTTATCTATAATCTAGGTTAACTAGAATTTTATTAAAGTGTCGTTTCGTTATAACAATTTTGCGTTAGGGCCACACCATTTATAAAGTATTAAATCCTTCTAACGATAGACCTGGGTTAGCATTAAGGGCTAAACCCGCCCGGTGACCTTTTATAAAGCCAATGGTTCCAGCTGCTGCGATCATCGCCGCGTTATCGGTACATAGTTTTAAAGGCGGAACAATGCAGGGAATGCCCTCGTCCTGACACATGTGGTTTAATGCTTCACGCAACCCGCTGTTCGCGGCTACGCCACCTGCAAGCAGCACTTGATTGACGCGATACGTTCTGGCCGCCTGCCGCGTCTTTTCTACCAAAACATCGACAACACTCGCTTGAAAGCTTGCGGCCACATCCTCTGGAGCATAGTGCTCGCCTCGCTGTGCTGCGTTATGCAAAGTATTGATAACCGCTGATTTCAGACCGCTAAAGCTGAAGTCAAAGGACCCCTCTTCTAGCCACGCCCTTGGGAAGTCAAGAATGTCGGAGCCTTCTTGAGCGAGCCGATCCATTTGCGGACCACCTGGATAAGGCAAATCCAGAGTCCGAGCTACTTTATCGTAAGCCTCTCCTGCCGCATCGTCGCGCGTCTCCCCAATAACCATATAATGGCCGTGCTCTTTCATGTAGATCAGCTCCGTATGACCTCCTGAGACAATAAGCGCAAGTAAAGGGAATTTCATTTCTGAAATAAGACGGTTGGCATAGATATGACCTGCAATATGATGAACCGGGATAAGCGGCAGCTGATGGGCGAAGGCAAGTGCCTTTGCCGCAT
This region includes:
- a CDS encoding methyltransferase domain-containing protein produces the protein MAIDFHNENNRMTYALRTADPNWLAKVKELVNPEGQYIIDIGCGGGIYTRAFADMGAAIVKGVDFSLPILTTARETSVGYPQVEFCEGNALDTKLESNQFDTLLERALIHHITDLEACFKEAHRLLKPGGVCLIQDRTPEDCLLEGSPAHLRGYFFSAFPKLKEKEIKRRYDLETVVHALEATGFQVEGVHKLWEVRKTYENIEELEEDLLNRTGRSILYDLSNEELGELVSLIVDNVKEAGLKPIIEKDRWTIWKAVKR
- the tsaD gene encoding tRNA (adenosine(37)-N6)-threonylcarbamoyltransferase complex transferase subunit TsaD is translated as MNEQEKETLILGIETSCDETAASVVANGCEIRSNVVASQIESHKRFGGVVPEIASRHHVEQITLVIEEAMKEADVTWADLDGIAVTQGPGLVGALLVGVHAAKALAFAHQLPLIPVHHIAGHIYANRLISEMKFPLLALIVSGGHTELIYMKEHGHYMVIGETRDDAAGEAYDKVARTLDLPYPGGPQMDRLAQEGSDILDFPRAWLEEGSFDFSFSGLKSAVINTLHNAAQRGEHYAPEDVAASFQASVVDVLVEKTRQAARTYRVNQVLLAGGVAANSGLREALNHMCQDEGIPCIVPPLKLCTDNAAMIAAAGTIGFIKGHRAGLALNANPGLSLEGFNTL